The Streptomyces sp. Mut1 genome window below encodes:
- a CDS encoding thymidine kinase, which produces MPELVFFSGTMDCGKSTLALQIGHNRSARGLQGVIFTRDDRAGEGKLSSRLGLVTEAVEADEGMDLYAYLVAQLSKGARVDYVIVDEAQFLAPDQIDQLARVVDDLEMDVFAFGITTDFRTRLFPGSQRLVELADRIEALQVEALCWCGARATHNARTIDGDMVVEGAQVVVGDVNRPAGEVGYEVLCRRHHRRRATAASTQAGALSPDVLPVSSA; this is translated from the coding sequence ATGCCCGAGCTTGTGTTCTTCTCCGGAACGATGGACTGCGGAAAGAGCACGCTGGCCCTCCAGATCGGTCACAACCGCTCGGCCAGGGGCCTTCAGGGCGTGATCTTCACCCGGGACGACCGGGCGGGGGAGGGGAAGCTGTCCTCCCGGCTGGGCCTGGTGACGGAGGCGGTCGAGGCGGACGAGGGCATGGACCTCTACGCGTATCTGGTCGCCCAGCTGTCCAAGGGCGCCCGGGTCGACTACGTGATCGTGGACGAGGCGCAGTTCCTGGCGCCCGACCAGATCGACCAGCTGGCCCGGGTCGTGGACGACCTGGAGATGGACGTCTTCGCGTTCGGCATCACGACGGACTTCCGCACCAGGCTGTTCCCCGGCTCCCAGCGGCTGGTCGAGCTGGCCGACCGGATAGAGGCCCTCCAGGTGGAGGCCCTGTGCTGGTGCGGCGCCCGCGCCACCCACAACGCGCGGACCATAGACGGCGACATGGTCGTCGAGGGCGCGCAGGTCGTCGTCGGCGATGTGAACCGCCCGGCGGGCGAGGTCGGTTACGAGGTGCTCTGCCGCCGCCACCACCGGCGCCGGGCGACCGCGGCGTCCACGCAGGCGGGCGCGCTCTCCCCGGACGTCCTGCCGGTGTCCTCCGCCTGA